In Candidatus Woesearchaeota archaeon, one DNA window encodes the following:
- a CDS encoding DUF192 domain-containing protein — translation MKKVKINIGDKDYIVKVAETEEQQQEGLQDIKELPKDEGMLFIWEKPEEISMWMKDTKIPLDLVFMDSDFNVLDIFEGVPESEDYLTVDDTSAVLEVNKDSGIKKDDILEFIGGTVKSGKMLVLKEDGTPQMELEGGERIFSRPNTKILIKFSKRAYATKQDKDYKALGKRIFKFLDMQDSNEPEYVENK, via the coding sequence ATGAAGAAAGTAAAAATTAATATTGGAGACAAAGATTACATAGTAAAAGTAGCTGAAACAGAAGAGCAACAACAAGAAGGATTACAAGATATTAAGGAGTTGCCAAAAGATGAAGGAATGCTGTTTATCTGGGAAAAGCCAGAAGAAATTTCTATGTGGATGAAAGACACTAAGATTCCTTTAGATCTAGTTTTTATGGATTCAGACTTTAATGTTTTGGATATTTTTGAAGGAGTCCCAGAATCAGAAGATTACTTAACAGTAGATGATACTTCTGCTGTTTTAGAGGTTAATAAAGACTCTGGAATAAAAAAAGATGATATTTTAGAATTTATTGGTGGAACTGTTAAATCAGGAAAAATGTTGGTTTTAAAAGAAGATGGAACTCCTCAAATGGAATTAGAAGGAGGAGAAAGGATTTTTTCTCGACCAAATACAAAAATACTAATAAAATTTTCTAAAAGAGCTTATGCTACTAAACAAGATAAAGATTATAAGGCTCTAGGTAAAAGAATCTTCAAGTTTTTAGACATGCAAGATTCTAATGAACCTGAGTATGTAGAAAATAAATAA